The following are from one region of the Anabrus simplex isolate iqAnaSimp1 chromosome 8, ASM4041472v1, whole genome shotgun sequence genome:
- the LOC136879402 gene encoding transmembrane protein 205 yields the protein MCFRSKIGESDTVSPVVESRYQMAQKLKKQKRKAMQQHQSNLERETSASEVAPNTLNRDLLALSTIYYRVLLCAITDFFAKYQDTRFYRILFCTTQPAHLVLLIAVVTTVTLVSPYQSSDDGASSSGSSPLTNLVYLTAFMMHFGAQMWMTFVSGLTLYFAVPRHTFGEVQRVLFPKYFGMNSILSAITLYIFVSLHPSNTWDTCIALQVGSMVTCFLLELIIRLYLTPPLLRLMSAKNAIETAAGVGLEIGKHDPGVLIQCPHYVKIHQAFRKIHMTVAIGNMLTMACTLIHAHYLASKICML from the exons ATGTGTTTCCGTTCAAAAATTGGGGAAAGTGATACAGTGTCTCCTGTTGTGGAGTCTAGATACCAAATGGCACAAAAACTTAAAAAACAGAAACGTAAGGCCATGCAGCAACACCAATCAAATTTGGAACGTGAAACGTCTGCATCTGAAGTCGCCCCTAATACCTTAAATCGAGACCTGTTGGCACTCTCTACGATATACTATCGGGTGCTGCTCTGCGCGATCACAGATTTCTTCGCAAAATACCAGGACACCAGATTCTATAG AATCCTGTTTTGCACGACGCAGCCAGCTCACCTAGTGCTCCTCATCGCTGTCGTGACGACTGTGACTTTAGTTTCTCCTTACCAGAGCAGTGATGACGGTGCGAGCAGTAGCGGGTCCTCTCCGCTTACAAATCTCGTCTATCTCACGGCATTCATGATGCACTTTGGAGCCCAGATGTGGATGACTTTTGTCTCTG GTCTGACACTCTATTTTGCTGTACCCCGACATACATTTGGAGAGGTCCAAAGGGTGTTATTTCCAAAGTACTTCGGAATGAACAGCATTCTTAGTGCAATAACACTATACATCTTTGTTAGTCTGCACCCGAGCAATACGTGGGACACCTGCATTGCACTTCAG GTTGGTTCCATGGTCACCTGCTTCCTATTAGAACTGATCATTCGTCTTTATCTTACTCCACCTCTCCTGCGACTTATGTCCGCTAAGAATGCCATTGAGACTGCTGCGGGTGTTGGTCTGGAGATCGGCAAACATGATCCAGGAGTACTGATTCAGTGCCCCCATTACGTCAAGATCCACCAAGCATTTAGAAAAATTCACATGACTGTTGCTATTGGAAACATGTTGACCATGGCGTGCACACTTATACATGCACACTATCTAGCGAGCAAGATCTGCATGCTTTAA